A genomic stretch from Arachis stenosperma cultivar V10309 chromosome 3, arast.V10309.gnm1.PFL2, whole genome shotgun sequence includes:
- the LOC130970282 gene encoding extensin-2-like, giving the protein MESSMRPRHWPQVMMYALAFCLIAINNVAAIDEEKQPPYYFYPHPTPPYHDEEHPPPYYYKPPPFHYKFPPSLPPYGHKSPPSSPYVYNSPPPPPYVYNSPPPPSPSPPPPYVYKSPPPPSPSPPPPYIYKSPPPPSPSPPPPYIYKSPPPPSPSPPPPYVYKSPPPPSPSPPPPYIYKSPPPPSPSPPPPYIYKSPPPPSPSPPPPYIYKSPPPPSPSPPPPYVYKSPPPPSYSPPPQYIYKSPPPPSPSPPPYHPYLYNSPPPPVYG; this is encoded by the coding sequence ATGGAAAGCTCAATGAGGCCAAGGCATTGGCCTCAAGTCATGATGTATGCATTAGCATTTTGTCTAATTGCTATTAACAACGTTGCTGCCATTGATGAAGAGAAGCAACCACCATACTACTTTTATCCCCATCCAACTCCGCCATATCATGATGAAGAACATCCACCTCCCTATTACTACAAACCGCCACCATTTCATTACAAATTCCCACCTTCTTTACCTCCTTATGGTCACAAATCTCCACCTTCATCTCCCTATGTTTATAACTCTCCACCGCCTCCTCCGTATGTCTACAACTCTCCACCCCCGCCATctccatcaccaccaccaccatatgTTTATAAGTCTCCACCTCCTCCGTCTCCATCACCACCTCCTCCATATATCTACAAGTCTCCACCTCCACCATCTCCCTCACCACCTCCACCATATATTTATAAGTCTCCACCTCCGCCTTCACCAtcaccaccacctccatatgtATACAAGTCTCCTCCACCACCATCTCCTTCGCCTCCTCCACCATATATTTACAAGTCTCCACCTCCACCTTCTCCTTCGCCTCCACCTCCCTATATATACAAGTCACCGCCTCCGCCATCACCTTCACCACCTCCTCCATACATATATAAATCTCCACCTCCACCTTCTCCATCACCTCCTCCACCATATGTTTACAAGTCACCGCCACCACCATCATATTCACCACCTCCTCAATATATATACAAATCCCCACCCCCACCGTCTCCATCACCTCCGCCATATCATCCCTACCTCTATAACTCACCCCCACCGCCGGTGTACGGATAA